The following are encoded together in the Plasmodium reichenowi strain SY57 chromosome 3, whole genome shotgun sequence genome:
- a CDS encoding inner membrane complex protein 1e, putative codes for MVKCNDSSQSKNCGYNFCNVNEEDRKEEGMVSQKDNENMYNPNDIHNNNYNNYYTNNYSVEKNMFSQNSMNQENYENFVDCPPQNARILKPLIQEKIVEIMKPEIEEKIIEVPQVQYIEKLVEVPHVILQEKLIHIPKPVIHERIKKCSKTIFQEKIVEVPQIKVVDKIVEVPQYVYQEKIIEVPKIMVQERIIPVPKKIVKEKIVEIPQIELKNIDIEKVQEIPEYIPEVVQKDIPYTQIVDRPYHVEKIVEVPHVQHIYRNIVSPQYRHIPKPVEIPMAHYRTFPVEKIVDRNVPVPVELQIVQEFLCPKIEARYKEIPVPVHVQRIIEHPIPKDAMNNPHLLPLYYQEDNNIEMSTNKKNTMEQNKNKNCFIFNLNRNDSRNSSHASPSVELLLHNDKSQKQFYNNHTNKKNSIISNPNVFNNYNQNGTLNQFNLNDNINNNMDHIIHHNNNIPSNVNFKPFHDNAIIHNKINNNMPYENNTVLKNNYSVNIPQTYTTKEFASNIYSSPSPVLSSSHTEHA; via the coding sequence ATGGTCAAGTGTAATGATTCCAGCCAGAGCAAAAATTGTGGGTACAATTTTTGCAATGTGAATGAGGAAGATAGAAAAGAAGAAGGCATGGTGTCACAAAAAGATAACgaaaatatgtataatcCAAATgatattcataataataattataataattattatactaataattattctgttgaaaaaaatatgttttcACAAAATAGTATGAACCAAGAAAACTATGAAAATTTTGTAGATTGTCCTCCACAAAATGCCCGTATCTTAAAACCACTAATACAAGAAAAAATTGTCGAAATAATGAAACCAGAaattgaagaaaaaattattgaaGTTCCACAAGTAcaatatatagaaaaattaGTTGAAGTTCCTCATGTTATATTACAAGAAAAGTTAATACATATACCTAAACCTGTGATACAtgaaagaataaaaaaatgcTCAAAAACCATATTTCAAGAAAAAATTGTAGAGGTACCACAAATTAAAGTCGTTGATAAAATTGTTGAAGTACCACAATATGTTTAtcaagaaaaaataatagaaGTACCAAAAATCATGGTACAAGAAAGAATTATACCTGttccaaaaaaaattgttaaagaaaaaattgtaGAAATACCACAAATcgaattaaaaaatattgatataGAGAAAGTACAAGAAATACCAGAATATATACCAGAAGTTGTACAAAAAGATATACCATATACTCAAATTGTAGATAGACCTTATCATGTTGAAAAAATTGTTGAAGTACCACATGtacaacatatatatagaaatattgTTTCACCACAATACAGACATATACCCAAACCAGTAGAAATACCTATGGCACATTATAGAACATTTCCTGTAGAAAAAATAGTTGACAGAAATGTACCTGTCCCTGTAGAATTACAAATAGTTCAAGAATTCTTATGCCCAAAAATAGAAGCAAGATATAAAGAAATACCTGTACCTGTTCATGTTCAACGAATTATTGAACATCCTATACCAAAAGATGCTATGAACAACCCACATCTATTAcctttatattatcaagaagataataatatagagatgtcaacaaataaaaaaaacactatggaacaaaataaaaataaaaactgttttatttttaatctTAATAGAAACGATTCCAGAAATTCTAGTCATGCAAGTCCATCAgttgaattattattacataatgataaaagccaaaaacaattttataataaccatactaataaaaaaaattctatCATAAGTAATCCAAATGTTTTTAACAACTATAATCAAAATGGTACTCTCAATCAATTTAATCTcaatgataatataaataataatatggaccatataatacatcataataataatatacctTCAAATGTAAATTTCAAACCTTTTCATGATAATGCTATAATACATaacaaaattaataataacatgccttatgaaaataacacagtcttaaaaaataattattctGTAAACATCCCACAAACATATACTACAAAGGAATTTGCAAGTAATATTTATTCCTCACCTTCTCCTGTTTTATCATCATCCCACACTGAGCACGcataa
- a CDS encoding phosphatidylethanolamine-binding protein, putative yields MFNLKYVVLLWYYLCSVEFIWGDIKLVNSDFGEHHCDSDKVKILDSKFYNKDCGGENALPTFEWLDKNKGTKSYVITLTSMNNSTRLVHFIAWNIPRHINLINNFTNFEEMNAVVGLNSFKKRSYEGPCSTNELQEQSTECLKFSIYALKNERIELSDDADYFELIAYLKRMSREEHIVIDNLYLYSLCIPKKKIHI; encoded by the exons atgTTTAACCTTAAATATGTAGTCCTACTATGGTATTATCTTTGTAGTGTCGAATTTATTTGGGGAGATATTAAGTTGGTAAATTCAG ATTTTGGAGAACATCATTGCGATAGCGACaaagtaaaaatattagaTTCCAAATTTTATAACAAAGATTGTGGTGGAGAGAATGCATTGCCTACATTTGAATGGCTAGATAAAAACAAAGGAACAAAATCTTATGTTATAACATTGACAAGCATGAATAATTCTACTAGGCTTGTTCATTTTATAGCATGGAATATACCTAGACATATAAAtctaataaataattttacaaACTTTGAAGAAATGAATGCCGTAGTTGGTttaaattcttttaaaaaaagaagttATGAAGGTCCATGTTCTACTAATGAGCTACAAGAGCAATCAACTGAATGTTTAAAATTTAGCATATACGCGCTAa AAAATGAACGTATAGAACTTTCTGATGATGCAGATTATTTTGAATTAATAGCGTACTTGAAAAGAATGAGTAGAGAGGAACATATTGTTATtgataatttatatttatattcattatgtatacccaaaaaaaaaatacacatataa
- a CDS encoding EH domain-containing protein, with protein sequence MRKLLYRTEEETVVYDNVLEGLYSLYKTYILDLEKEFMYYHFYKPLLTSGDFLSKPMILLLGQYSTGKTTFIKHLIEKEYCGMRIGPEPTTDKFVAVMYNEKEQLIPGNALVSDITKPFSQLESFGNSFLSKLECSNTSSEVLKSVTIIDTPGVLSGIKQISRGYDFEKVIYWFAQRVDLILLIFDAHKLDISDEFRRCIQAIKGQDSKIRIILNKADTINTQQLMRVYGSLMWSLGIVINTPEVNRVYIGSFWDKKLMHDENRTIFEEEASDLYKEISKIPRNSTMVRLNDFIKRCRTLKVHIYLLTHLRKKLPFFKKFLNKRKIVNSLEKIYEEVSKDYNLPLGDFPPVQFMKEKLLDMDWMRIPKLETKKIDRINKVLNTHIPQLLEMIPKESVTVEVSRFENQEGTIVENKLTPFLELTSGEIPLWVKQKYLLSPIDTSKYSDDFYKLGPDDFGKLSGEQVKQDLIKSKLPSAVLHKIWNLADITEDGYLDLFEYSLARHFIEMKIEGFDLPAKVPKDIIK encoded by the coding sequence ATGAGGAAGCTTTTGTACAGAACTGAGGAGGAGACAGTGGTGTATGACAATGTGCTGGAAGGTCTgtattcattatataaaacatatatattagattTAGAAAAGGAGTTTAtgtattatcatttttataaaccATTATTAACAAGTGGTGATTTTTTATCAAAACCTATGATATTATTGTTAGGTCAATATTCCACAGGTAAGACAACATTTATTAAACATTTAAttgaaaaagaatattGTGGCATGAGAATAGGTCCTGAACCTACTACTGATAAATTTGTAGCTGTTATGTATAATGAGAAAGAACAATTAATACCAGGTAATGCTTTAGTAAGTGATATTACGAAACCATTTTCACAACTAGAAAGTTTTGGTAATAGttttttatcaaaattAGAATGTTCTAATACATCTAGCGAAGTATTAAAATCTGTAACGATTATTGATACACCAGGTGTATTAAGTGGAATAAAGCAAATAAGTCGTGGTTATGATTTTGAAAAAGTGATATATTGGTTTGCACAACGAGTtgatttaatattattaatttttgaTGCTCATAAATTAGATATATCTGATGAATTTAGAAGATGTATACAGGCTATTAAAGGACAAGATTCTAAAATTcgtataatattaaataaagcAGATACAATAAATACTCAACAATTAATGAGAGTTTATGGTTCATTAATGTGGTCTTTAGGTATTGTTATAAATACCCCAGAAGTTAATAGGGTATATATAGGATCCTTTTGggataaaaaattaatgcATGATGAAAATAGAACAATATTTGAAGAAGAAGCTTCtgatttatataaagaaatttCGAAAATTCCTAGAAATTCTACAATGGTTAGATTAAatgattttattaaaagatgTCGAACTTTAAAagttcatatatatttattaacacacttaagaaaaaaattaccattttttaaaaaattcttaaataaaagaaaaattgtaaattctttagaaaaaatatatgagGAGGTATCTAAAGATTATAATTTACCACTGGGAGATTTCCCTCCTGTACAATTtatgaaagaaaaattattagaTATGGATTGGATGAGAATTCCTAAATtagaaacaaaaaaaattgataGGATAAATAAAGTTTTAAATACACATATACCACAATTATTAGAAATGATTCCGAAAGAATCTGTTACTGTTGAAGTGTCGAGATTTGAAAATCAAGAAGGTACAATTGTCGAAAATAAACTGACACCATTTTTAGAGTTAACATCAGGAGAAATACCCTTATGGgtaaaacaaaaatatttattaagCCCAATTGATACTTCAAAATATTCTGatgatttttataaacTAGGTCCAGATGATTTTGGAAAATTATCAGGAGAACAAGTTAAACAAGATCtaataaaaagtaaattACCAAGTGCCGTTCTACATAAAATATGGAATTTGGCGGATATAACAGAAGATGGATATCTCGATCTTTTCGAATATTCCTTAGCTAGACATTTCATAGAAATGAAAATTGAGGGGTTCGACTTACCTGCCAAGGTACCCAAggatattattaaataa
- a CDS encoding inner membrane complex protein 1a, putative, with protein sequence MFNACQLKSNCCNEEAEEMRQSMNGKYEDLYGEHIINENSDLKKIIEGKPDLDKAVEIGQHTEREYVAITAYQPVDIVTRTVEVPFVRTIETTVPKIVYEEKIKEVPRYIAKYVEKVVEVPEVKFVDKIVDVPDIQYCLKYVPKVEIQENIIKRPVFHKKFVEKIVEVPKVKEMKRFHEVETVEYVIKYIPKDDSKKTKKENETTTCINETNDETNNEEEGRNVERGYIEHANLNIRDGARLIMNGLPVVQQEGVIIEHPTTEMHTSITSSGTRENFSCFCNKNIQGNRQTNCYGLSGSCMCNPRTMDELKEKTNSMLHNPRIEQVFKPKIVKNIEVQKHVPISVDVPVPYMVPKPVVVNVEVPVLKFRDTFVPVPVRRKIIPKIKWISDVYQVDCIKEKPYLKIQDVIKPIPCDVDIKYRNYMEKACAVNPNELAQDDVHAMWMRVNAHLAEKKKKEYGEFYPYYKNEEENGNKMEGHESTNEENCKEEEIIYLEEDEEGEFINKNENINNTEIKENSNGKEINENVNNIEIKENSNGKEINENVNNIEINENSNGKEIYENVNNIEINENSYGKEIHKKLSVTKENHNIYKNEINNDFAHINNDEKEKVIAEEHIFVRNKSNIETEKVYDIINVSKELRFKDDNEMLPTNYDINLNLNENEKTYLFENCDIFMNEMKEDIEKNKNNNTSNKYIEEQLTASLYPSHPLAMTYLQNKWIQTDTLKTHELYNNDFIRASVNANYNLQSGNIVMSDIMRNNEFLKSANPIISPFSPGNIRNLENYYNNLIIQNLDQQNKQSNYYEHMNKQINYDNYNNYENFENHQIKLYEQIIKEEQQNEKSNSKCCNYFCDK encoded by the exons atgtttaatGCTTGTCAATTAAAAAGTAATTGTTGTAATGAGGAGGCAGAGGAAATGAGGCAATCTATGAATGGAAAATATGAAGATTTATATGGAGAACacataataaatgaaaactcagatttaaaaaaaattattgaaGGGAAACCAGATCTTGACAAAGCTGTTGAAATAGGTCAACACACTGAAAGAGAATAC gTTGCTATAACGGCTTATCAACCAGTTGATATTGTTACAAGAACAGTAGAAGTTCCTTTTGTTAGAACCATAGAAACTACTGTTCCAAAGATTGTGTATGAAGAAAAGATAAAGGAAGTACCAAGATATATTGCGAAATATGTAGAAAAG GTTGTTGAAGTTCCTGAAGTAAAGTTTGTAGACAAAATTGTGGACGTCCCCGATATACAGTATTGTCTTAAGTATGTACCAAAGGTAGAGATacaagaaaatattataaaacGACCAGTATTTCACAAGAAGTTTGTAGAGAAAATAGTTGAAGTACCTAAAGTCaaagaaatgaaaagaTTTCATGAAGTGGAAACTGTTGAATATGTTATAAA GTATATTCCCAAGGATGATTCCAAAAAGACGaagaaagaaaatgaaaCTACAACGTGTATAAACGAAACAAACGATGAAACAAATAATGAAGAGGAAGGCAGAAATGTAGAACGGGGGTATATAGAGCATGctaatttaaatattagAGATGGTGCCCGATTAATTATGAATGGTCTTCCTGTAGTACAACAAGAGGGTGTAATTATAGAGCATCCTACTACGGAAATGCATACGTCTATTACTTCTTCTGGTACACGAGAGAACTTTTCTTGtttttgtaataaaaatattcaagGTAATAGACAAACAAATTGTTATGGCCTTAGTGGGTCTTGTATGTGTAATCCAAGAACTATGGATGAATTGAAAGAGAAGACTAATTCTATGTTACATAATCCGAGAATTGAACAAGTATTCAAGCCTAAAATAGTAAAGAATATAGAAGTACAAAAACATGTGCCTATATCTGTTGATGTTCCTGTGCCTTATATGGTACCTAAACCAGTTGTGGTTAATGTGGAAGTGCCTGTATTAAAATTTAGAGATACGTTTGTTCCTGTACCGGTGAGGAGAAAAATTATTCCAAAAATTAAGTGGATATCAGATGTATATCAAGTAGATTGTATAAAAGAGAAGCCTTACTTAAAGATACAAGATGTTATAAAACCAATACCATGTGATGttgatataaaatatagGAATTATATGGAAAAGGCTTGTGCAGTTAATCCAAATGAGTTAGCTCAAGATGATGTTCATGCTATGTGGATGAGAGTTAATGCTCATTTAGcagagaaaaaaaagaaggaaTATGGTGAATTCTATCcatattataaaa atgaagaagaaaatggCAACAAAATGGAGGGGCACGAAAGTACAAACGAAGAAAATTGTAAAGAGgaagaaattatatactTAGAAGAAGACGAAGAAGGGGAATTtattaacaaaaatgaaaatataaataatacagAAATAAAGGAAAATTCAAATGGtaaagaaataaatgaaaatgtaaataatatcGAAATAAAGGAAAATTCAAATGGtaaagaaataaatgaaaatgtaaataatatcgaaataaatgaaaattcaaatggtaaagaaatatatgaaaatgtaaataatatagaaataaatgaaaattcATATGGTAAAgaaatacataaaaaattgagtgttacaaaagaaaatcataatatatataaaaatgaaataaataatgattttgcacatattaataatgatgaaaaagaGAAAGTTATTGCAGAAGaacatatatttgttagaaataaaagtaatataGAAACAGAAAAAGTATATGACATAATTAATGTATCAAAAGAATTACGATTTAAAGATGATAATGAAATGCTTCCGACAAATTATGATATTAATTTGAACTTgaatgaaaatgaaaaaacaTATCTTTTTGAAAACtgtgatatatttatgaatgaaatgaaagaagatatagaaaaaaataaaaataataacacgtcaaataaatatatagaagaACAACTTACTGCCTCTTTATATCCATCACATCCATTAGCTATGAcatatttacaaaataaatggATACAAACAGATACATTAAAAACACATGAACTTTACAATAATGATTTTATTAGAGCTAGTGTAAATGCAAACTATAATTTACAAAGTGGAAATATAGTTATGTCAGACATTATGAGaaataatgaatttttaaaaagtgCCAATCCAATTATATCACCATTCAGTCCTGGTAATATTCGTAATTtagaaaattattataataatttaataattcaGAATTTAGATCAACAGAATAAACAATCCaattattatgaacatatgaataaacaaataaattatgataactataataattatgaaaattttgaaaatcaccaaataaaattatatgaacaaatcataaaagaagaacaacaaaatgaaaagtCAAATAGTAAATGTTGTAACTATTTTTGtgataaataa
- a CDS encoding IBR domain protein, putative gives MNIPKEQNKNEQINVTIEYGKDKKMKVIKTPINNTKKNNIINHDYDYSNINDKYNNTSDCYLMNNEDGINLYLNYYKKNFLKFQENNLYNVYELKDIEKKMELAILEIMNLINIQYDYAYHFLKAYNFNSNDLLENWFNNSKKVLTKLKLSHLKEEDILNNNNNNNIHDPMGKQKKEQCVHNCKQEKFICPILFLECDIEDTYTLSCGHKYSKECLKNYLKTSLQNDFEDDIITKECIDLKCNKIIKKNDWKNICEEKDYQKYLYTLLHIYIKKSKDLKKCPNKSCPYIIQSVMLNNNNVICKCGYHFCFECSHEFHRPLLCSFIKKWYELENNDDHNMKWIHAYTKICPNCNKPIEKNSGCMNVKCICGYSFCWLCLDNWKNHKGGFYKCNKYLEHNSKYNEQKKQKKKTDKKKDDTVKPYDEEKEDTEKTHDNDNIQNSREEKRNSHLILNRYNHFKSRFNAHQYAENFSIHTQLLFLYNFCKNYNIHLHKMKFFEDAIIQIIKCRKILKWSYTYAYFSNWKSDNQKHLFEYHQGELEKNLDILQTKTEDINLTEFKNNTDNDIVRDIQQLTQMIDIFFKNICEFMENNFV, from the coding sequence ATGAACATACcaaaagaacaaaataagAACGAGCAAATTAATGTTACCATAGAATATGGAAAAGacaaaaaaatgaaagtAATTAAAACACCCATAAATAATACcaagaaaaataatatcattaaccatgattatgattattcaaatataaacgataaatataataacacATCTGATTGTTATTTAATGAATAATGAAGATGGTATAAATTTGTacttaaattattataaaaagaatttcTTGAAATTtcaagaaaataatttatataatgtttatgaattaaaagatatagaaaaaaaaatggaacTAGCCATTTTAGAAATTATgaatttaattaatatacaATATGATTATGCTTATCATTTTCTAAAAgcatataattttaattcaAATGATTTATTGGAAAATTGGtttaataattcaaaaaaagTATTAACAAAATTAAAGTTATCTCATTTGAAGGAagaagatatattaaataacaataataataataatatacatgaCCCCATGGGAAAACagaaaaaagaacaatGTGTACATAATTGTAAACaagaaaaatttatttgtCCCATCTTATTTTTAGAATGTGATATAGAAGATACATATACATTGTCATGTGGACataaatattcaaaagaatgtttaaaaaattatttgaaaaCCTCATTACAAAATGATTTTGAAGatgatattattactaaAGAATGTATAGATCTAAAgtgtaataaaataattaaaaaaaacgactggaaaaatatttgtgaagaaaaagattatcaaaaatatttatataccttattacatatatatataaaaaaaagtaaagatttaaaaaaatgtcCAAACAAATCATGtccatatataattcaatCTGTCAtgttaaataataacaatgtTATCTGTAAATGTGGATATCACTTCTGTTTTGAATGTTCACATGAATTTCATAGACCTCTTTtatgttcatttattaaaaaatggtATGAACTcgaaaataatgatgatcATAATATGAAATGGATACATGcatatacaaaaatatgtCCTAATTGTAATAAACCTATCGAAAAAAATTCTGGATGTATGAATGTCAAATGCATATGTGGTTATAGCTTTTGTTGGTTATGTCTTGATAATTGGAAAAATCATAAAGGTGgattttataaatgtaaCAAGTATTTGGAACATAACTCCAAATATAACGAAcagaaaaaacaaaaaaaaaaaactgataaaaaaaaagatgacACCGTAAAACCTTATGATGAGGAAAAAGAAGACACAGAGAAAACACATGACAATGATAATATACAAAACAGTCGTGaggaaaaaagaaattcTCATCTGATACTCAACAGATATAACCACTTTAAATCAAGATTTAATGCTCATCAGTATGCTGAAAATTTTTCTATACATACACAACTActctttttatataacttctgtaaaaattataacatTCATTTACATAAAATGAAGTTCTTTGAAGATGCCATTAttcaaattataaaatgtagaaaaatattaaaatggTCCTATACATATGCATACTTCTCAAATTGGAAAAGTGATAATCAGAAACATCTTTTTGAATATCATCAAGGGGAACTAGAAAAAAATCTTGATATCTTACAAACCAAAACAGAAGATATAAACTTAACagaatttaaaaataatacagATAATGATATTGTTAGGGACATACAACAACTTACTCAAATgattgatatattttttaaaaatatttgtgaatttatggaaaataattttgtttag